One stretch of Juglans microcarpa x Juglans regia isolate MS1-56 chromosome 3D, Jm3101_v1.0, whole genome shotgun sequence DNA includes these proteins:
- the LOC121254682 gene encoding methyltransferase FGSG_00040 yields the protein MVGEEQQQPEMAEELMQQLRSKATELLLREEWKEAVLAYSQFINLCQDQISMTRQHPDPDKLPKLHKSLCLALSNRAEARSRLREFAEALKDCDQALEIESAHFKTLLCKGKILLNLNRYSMALDCFKTALLDPHACGNAESLNGYLEKCKRLEFLSRTGAFDLSDWVVNGYRGKSPELAEYIGPAQIRKSAISGRGLFATKNVDAGTLVLVTKAIATERGILPSEDSGENAQLVMWKNFIDRVTGSITKCPRTHNLVSTLSISEVEDGLQVPDISLFRPEAEETSHSNEKLDMGRILNILDVNSLVEDAVSAKVLGKNSDYYGVGLWVLASFINHSCNPNARRLHVGDYVMVHASRDVKAGEEFTFGYYDALTPLGKRKEMSKTWGFQCNCKRCKFEEEMWGKQEIREIEMGLERGMMDVGGAVYRLEEGMRRWVVRGMEKGYLRASFWSAYSETYGSEKSMKRWGRRIPTMDVVVDSVLEVVGSDERLVKVLVEGSKKTNGSADMERGLKLGRGVYGKAIKKQALRALLELGFH from the coding sequence ATGGTAGGAGAAGAACAGCAACAACCTGAAATGGCCGAAGAGCTAATGCAACAGCTCAGATCCAAAGCAACGGAGCTGCTACTCAGAGAAGAATGGAAAGAGGCCGTACTTGCCTATTCTCAGTTCATCAATCTCTGCCAAGACCAAATCTCAATGACCCGACAGCACCCAGACCCAGATAAACTCCCCAAGCTCCACAAATCCCTCTGCTTAGCCCTTTCCAACCGAGCCGAAGCGCGGTCCAGGCTGCGAGAATTTGCCGAAGCTTTGAAAGATTGTGATCAAGCATTAGAAATTGAGAGTGCCCATTTCAAGACCCTGCTCTGCAAAGGTAAGATTCTGCTAAATCTGAATAGGTATTCAATGGCTTTGGACTGCTTCAAGACTGCTCTGCTCGATCCTCACGCATGTGGAAACGCTGAAAGCCTTAATGGGTATTTGGAGAAGTGCAAAAGGCTCGAGTTTCTCTCTAGGACTGGAGCTTTTGATCTATCGGATTGGGTTGTCAATGGGTACCGAGGAAAGTCTCCGGAACTCGCTGAGTACATTGGTCCGGCGCAGATAAGGAAATCTGCTATTAGTGGGCGTGGACTATTTGCAACAAAGAATGTCGATGCCGGGACTTTGGTGTTGGTCACCAAAGCAATTGCCACGGAGAGGGGTATTTTGCCTAGCGAAGATTCGGGCGAGAATGCCCAGTTGGTCATGTggaagaattttattgatagagTTACCGGCTCCATCACAAAGTGTCCTAGAACCCATAATTTGGTTAGTACATTGTCGATCAGCGAAGTTGAGGACGGGCTACAGGTTCCGGATATAAGTCTCTTTAGACCAGAGGCGGAGGAGACTAGTCATTCTAATGAGAAGCTTGATATGGGTAGGATTTTAAACATCTTGGACGTGAATTCTCTGGTTGAAGATGCGGTTTCAGCCAAAGTGTTGGGGAAGAATAGTGATTATTATGGTGTTGGACTATGGGTACTGGCTTCATTCATTAACCATTCATGTAATCCTAATGCAAGGCGTTTGCATGTGGGGGATTATGTGATGGTTCATGCTTCAAGAGATGTCAAGGCAGGTGAAGAGTTTACGTTTGGGTATTATGATGCGCTTACGCCATTGGGCAAGCGCAAGGAAATGTCAAAGACATGGGGTTTTCAGTGCAATTGCAAGCGGTGCAAGTTTGAGGAGGAAATGTGGGGAAAACAAGAGATCAGAGAGATTGAGATGGGTCTTGAAAGGGGGATGATGGATGTGGGTGGTGCAGTCTACAGGTTAGAGGAAGGTATGAGGAGATGGGTGGTGAGGGGGATGGAGAAGGGCTACCTGCGGGCGTCCTTCTGGTCTGCATATTCTGAGACCTATGGTTCAGAAAAGTCCATGAAGCGGTGGGGAAGGCGGATTCCGACCATGGATGTGGTGGTGGATAGTGTCCTGGAAGTAGTCGGAAGTGATGAGAGGTTAGTGAAGGTGCTGGTTGAAGGATCGAAGAAAACTAATGGGTCGGCGGACATGGAGAGGGGTTTGAAGTTGGGAAGAGGAGTTTACGGAAAGGCGATTAAGAAACAAGCATTAAGGGCTCTACTCGAGCTTGGCTTTCATTAG
- the LOC121254679 gene encoding anaphase-promoting complex subunit 2 isoform X2: protein MAATEKEPTSVVCNLGILDTLRDDSIQEIVESYSGFCATTEALLKGAGDLSVGPDFVAHVHGLCKHGLHSLVRDHFLRALEETFEKNGASKFWRHFDAYSNVAILSKNKHPICEGEVQQVLCIALEEISLEKQYQEKCLLMLVHALQSYNDQISEGRHPSNSERDHLFSTYQLLVSSVLMASIPRHFNEILHCYFKGRLEELSTIMAGEIDDENESQEKDDMDLDEKSKISYRTGRMEIDESCHQVRFSENNKLVKNIGKVVRDLRSLGFTSMTEDAYASAIFLLLKAKVHNLAGDDYRSSVLESIKGWIQAVPLQFLRALLAYLGDSVSYESPSSGLKSPLASRPSSCYPGIDTPSEGLVRWQLRLEYFAYETLQDLRIAKLFEIIVDYPDSSPAIEDLKQCLEYTGQHSKLVESFISALRYRLLTAGASTNDILHQYVSSIKALRTIDPAGVFLEAVGEPIRDYLRGRKDTIKCIVTMLTDGSGGNPNVSVNTGDSLLEELNRDEESQENSGVDDDFITDDKQAWIDAARWEPDPVEADPSKGSRNRRKVDILGMIVGIIGSKDQLVNEYRVMLAEKLLNKSDYDIDSEIRTLELLKIHFGESSMQKCEIMLNDLIDSKRTNTNIKATITQPYQTGAELGDNAVSMDLLDATIISSNFWPPIQDETLNVPEPVDKLLSDYAKRFNEIKTPRKLLWKKNLGTVKLELQFEDRAVQFTVAPIHAAIIMQFQEQTRESLQNHLGQSLVTMYLP from the exons ATGGCAGCGACGGAGAAGGAACCCACGTCCGTAGTCTGTAATCTAGGGATTCTGGACACTCTCAGAGACGATTCGATCCAAGAGATCGTTGAGAGCTATAGCGGCTTCTGTGCCACCACCGAAGCCCTTCTCAAAGGCGCCGGAGACCTCTCCGTGGGCCCCGACTTCGTCGCTCACGTCCACGGCCTCTGTAAGCATGGCCTCCACTCTCTGGTCCGAGACCACTTTCTTCGGGCACTTGAg GAAACTTTCGAGAAGAATGGAGCATCCAAGTTTTGGCGGCATTTTGATGCTTATAGCAATGTTGCTATTCTGTCAAAAAATAAACACCCC ATATGCGAGGGTGAAGTCCAGCAAGTATTGTGCATAGCTCTGGAAGAGATATCTTTGGAAAAGCAATACCAGGAGAAGTGCTTGCTGATGCTGGTTCACGCTTTGCAGTCCTACAACGATCAGATATCAGAGGGAAGGCACCCCTCCAATTCGGAGAGAGATCATCTCTTCTCTACATATCAATTACTTGTGTCTTCGGTGCTTATGGCTAGCATTCCTCGGCATTTTAATG AGATACTCCACTGCTATTTTAAGGGAAGGTTGGAGGAGTTAAGTACAATCATGGCAGGagaaattgatgatgaaaatgaatctCAAGAAAAAGATGACATGGATTTAGATGAAAAAAGCAAAATATCCTACCGGACTGGTAGGATGGAGATTGATGAAAGCTGTCACCAAGTCAGGTTCTCAGAGAACAATAAATTGGTGAAGAACATTGGGAAGGTTGTTCGTGATCTTAGAAGTCTTGGATTTACATCCATGACTGAGGATGCCTATGCTTCTGCTATCTTTCTACTTCTAAAG GCTAAAGTACATAATTTAGCTGGTGATGATTACAGAAGTTCGGTCTTGGAGTCCATTAAAGGGTGGATACAG GCTGTGCCTCTCCAGTTCTTGCGTGCACTTCTTGCTTATCTTGGTGATTCTGTTAGTTATGAAAGTCCTTCATCTGGCCTAAAATCACCTTTGGCTTCACGTCCTTCCTCTTGCTATCCTGGAATTGATACTCCTTCTGAAGGACTTGTTAGATGGCAGTTGCGGCTTGAATATTTTGCTTATGAGACATTGCAAGATTTAAGAATAGCCAAGCTTTTTGAGATAATTGTGGATTATCCGGACAG CTCTCCCGCTATTGAAGATTTAAAACAATGTCTTGAATATACTGGACAACATTCTAAGCTTGTTGAATCGTTTATCTCAGCACTAAGATATCGCTTGCTAACTGCTGGTGCCTCAACCAATGATAtattgcatcaatatgtttcaTCCATTAAAGCACTACGGACAATAGACCCAGCAGGTGTTTTTCTTGAAGCAGTTGGTGAACCTATAAGAGATTATTTAAGGGGAAGGAAAGATACCATAAAATGTATTGTGACAATGCTTACCGATGGGAGTGGTGGAAATCCAAATGTATCTGTAAACACTGGGGATAGCCTTCTTGAAGAATTAAATAGAGATGAAGAAAGTCAAGAGAATAGTGGTGTTGATGATGATTTCATCACCGATGACAAGCAAGCATGGATTGATGCTGCACG CTGGGAGCCTGATCCTGTAGAAGCTGACCCGTCGAAAGGTAGTAGGAATCGGAGGAAGGTTGACATACTTGGGATGATTGTTGGCATAATTGGTTCAAAGGACCAACTAGTCAATGAATATCGTGTTATGCTGGCAGAAAAGCTTCTCAACAAATCTGATTATGACATTGACTCAGAGATACGTACTTTAGAACTCCTCAAG ATTCATTTTGGAGAGAGCAGCATGCAGAAATGTGAAATAATGCTCAATGACCTGATAGATTCAAAGAGgacaaacacaaatataaaagCAACCATTACTCAGCCATATCAAACAG GGGCTGAGCTGGGGGATAATGCAGTGTCCATGGATCTTCTTGATGCTACAATCATATCCTCAAATTTCTGGCCCCCAATCCAG GATGAAACCCTTAATGTCCCCGAGCCTGTTGACAAGCTGCTCTCTGATTATGCGAAGAGGTTTAATGAAATCAAAACCCCTCGTAAGCTTCTTTGGAAGAAAAATCTGGGGACTGTCAAG CTGGAGTTGCAATTTGAAGATAGGGCAGTGCAGTTCACTGTGGCTCCTATACATGCAGCGATTATTATGCAATTTCAAGAGCAAACAAG GGAATCCTTGCAGAATCACTTGGGGCAGAGTCTAGTGACCATGTATTTACCCTGA
- the LOC121254679 gene encoding anaphase-promoting complex subunit 2 isoform X1 — MAATEKEPTSVVCNLGILDTLRDDSIQEIVESYSGFCATTEALLKGAGDLSVGPDFVAHVHGLCKHGLHSLVRDHFLRALEETFEKNGASKFWRHFDAYSNVAILSKNKHPICEGEVQQVLCIALEEISLEKQYQEKCLLMLVHALQSYNDQISEGRHPSNSERDHLFSTYQLLVSSVLMASIPRHFNEILHCYFKGRLEELSTIMAGEIDDENESQEKDDMDLDEKSKISYRTGRMEIDESCHQVRFSENNKLVKNIGKVVRDLRSLGFTSMTEDAYASAIFLLLKAKVHNLAGDDYRSSVLESIKGWIQAVPLQFLRALLAYLGDSVSYESPSSGLKSPLASRPSSCYPGIDTPSEGLVRWQLRLEYFAYETLQDLRIAKLFEIIVDYPDSSPAIEDLKQCLEYTGQHSKLVESFISALRYRLLTAGASTNDILHQYVSSIKALRTIDPAGVFLEAVGEPIRDYLRGRKDTIKCIVTMLTDGSGGNPNVSVNTGDSLLEELNRDEESQENSGVDDDFITDDKQAWIDAARWEPDPVEADPSKGSRNRRKVDILGMIVGIIGSKDQLVNEYRVMLAEKLLNKSDYDIDSEIRTLELLKIHFGESSMQKCEIMLNDLIDSKRTNTNIKATITQPYQTGAELGDNAVSMDLLDATIISSNFWPPIQDETLNVPEPVDKLLSDYAKRFNEIKTPRKLLWKKNLGTVKLELQFEDRAVQFTVAPIHAAIIMQFQEQTSWTSQNLAAAIGIPVDVLNRRINFWINKGILAESLGAESSDHVFTLMEGMVETSKNGGDSGSCEELLVGDEEGERSVASAEDQIRKEMTVYEKFIMGMLTNFGSMGLDRIHNTLKMFCVADPPYDKTLQQLQSFLSGLVSEEKLELRDGMYVLKKQ; from the exons ATGGCAGCGACGGAGAAGGAACCCACGTCCGTAGTCTGTAATCTAGGGATTCTGGACACTCTCAGAGACGATTCGATCCAAGAGATCGTTGAGAGCTATAGCGGCTTCTGTGCCACCACCGAAGCCCTTCTCAAAGGCGCCGGAGACCTCTCCGTGGGCCCCGACTTCGTCGCTCACGTCCACGGCCTCTGTAAGCATGGCCTCCACTCTCTGGTCCGAGACCACTTTCTTCGGGCACTTGAg GAAACTTTCGAGAAGAATGGAGCATCCAAGTTTTGGCGGCATTTTGATGCTTATAGCAATGTTGCTATTCTGTCAAAAAATAAACACCCC ATATGCGAGGGTGAAGTCCAGCAAGTATTGTGCATAGCTCTGGAAGAGATATCTTTGGAAAAGCAATACCAGGAGAAGTGCTTGCTGATGCTGGTTCACGCTTTGCAGTCCTACAACGATCAGATATCAGAGGGAAGGCACCCCTCCAATTCGGAGAGAGATCATCTCTTCTCTACATATCAATTACTTGTGTCTTCGGTGCTTATGGCTAGCATTCCTCGGCATTTTAATG AGATACTCCACTGCTATTTTAAGGGAAGGTTGGAGGAGTTAAGTACAATCATGGCAGGagaaattgatgatgaaaatgaatctCAAGAAAAAGATGACATGGATTTAGATGAAAAAAGCAAAATATCCTACCGGACTGGTAGGATGGAGATTGATGAAAGCTGTCACCAAGTCAGGTTCTCAGAGAACAATAAATTGGTGAAGAACATTGGGAAGGTTGTTCGTGATCTTAGAAGTCTTGGATTTACATCCATGACTGAGGATGCCTATGCTTCTGCTATCTTTCTACTTCTAAAG GCTAAAGTACATAATTTAGCTGGTGATGATTACAGAAGTTCGGTCTTGGAGTCCATTAAAGGGTGGATACAG GCTGTGCCTCTCCAGTTCTTGCGTGCACTTCTTGCTTATCTTGGTGATTCTGTTAGTTATGAAAGTCCTTCATCTGGCCTAAAATCACCTTTGGCTTCACGTCCTTCCTCTTGCTATCCTGGAATTGATACTCCTTCTGAAGGACTTGTTAGATGGCAGTTGCGGCTTGAATATTTTGCTTATGAGACATTGCAAGATTTAAGAATAGCCAAGCTTTTTGAGATAATTGTGGATTATCCGGACAG CTCTCCCGCTATTGAAGATTTAAAACAATGTCTTGAATATACTGGACAACATTCTAAGCTTGTTGAATCGTTTATCTCAGCACTAAGATATCGCTTGCTAACTGCTGGTGCCTCAACCAATGATAtattgcatcaatatgtttcaTCCATTAAAGCACTACGGACAATAGACCCAGCAGGTGTTTTTCTTGAAGCAGTTGGTGAACCTATAAGAGATTATTTAAGGGGAAGGAAAGATACCATAAAATGTATTGTGACAATGCTTACCGATGGGAGTGGTGGAAATCCAAATGTATCTGTAAACACTGGGGATAGCCTTCTTGAAGAATTAAATAGAGATGAAGAAAGTCAAGAGAATAGTGGTGTTGATGATGATTTCATCACCGATGACAAGCAAGCATGGATTGATGCTGCACG CTGGGAGCCTGATCCTGTAGAAGCTGACCCGTCGAAAGGTAGTAGGAATCGGAGGAAGGTTGACATACTTGGGATGATTGTTGGCATAATTGGTTCAAAGGACCAACTAGTCAATGAATATCGTGTTATGCTGGCAGAAAAGCTTCTCAACAAATCTGATTATGACATTGACTCAGAGATACGTACTTTAGAACTCCTCAAG ATTCATTTTGGAGAGAGCAGCATGCAGAAATGTGAAATAATGCTCAATGACCTGATAGATTCAAAGAGgacaaacacaaatataaaagCAACCATTACTCAGCCATATCAAACAG GGGCTGAGCTGGGGGATAATGCAGTGTCCATGGATCTTCTTGATGCTACAATCATATCCTCAAATTTCTGGCCCCCAATCCAG GATGAAACCCTTAATGTCCCCGAGCCTGTTGACAAGCTGCTCTCTGATTATGCGAAGAGGTTTAATGAAATCAAAACCCCTCGTAAGCTTCTTTGGAAGAAAAATCTGGGGACTGTCAAG CTGGAGTTGCAATTTGAAGATAGGGCAGTGCAGTTCACTGTGGCTCCTATACATGCAGCGATTATTATGCAATTTCAAGAGCAAACAAG TTGGACCTCTCAAAATCTAGCAGCTGCTATTGGGATACCTGTAGATGTACTCAATcgaagaataaatttttggatAAACAAG GGAATCCTTGCAGAATCACTTGGGGCAGAGTCTAGTGACCATGTATTTACCCTGATGGAAGGGATGGTTGAAACTAGTAAAAATGGTGGAGATAGTGGGAGTTGTGAGGAGCTTCTAGTGGGTGatgaggagggagagagatctGTGGCCTCTGCTGAGGATCAAATACGCAAGGAAATGACTGTGTATGAG AAATTTATCATGGGGATGCTCACAAATTTTGGAAGCATGGGACTAGATCGCATTCATAATACTCTCAAG ATGTTTTGTGTAGCTGATCCCCCATATGATAAAACATTACAACAGCTTCAGAGCTTCTTATCTGGTCTAGTTTCTGAAGAGAAGTTGGAACTAAGAGATGGAATGTATGTTCTGAAGAAACAATGA